Genomic DNA from Equus asinus isolate D_3611 breed Donkey chromosome 10, EquAss-T2T_v2, whole genome shotgun sequence:
AGATGGCGCTGGGCTGTGCatacatgaagaaaaaagtaCCAAAAAACAAGCACACCCCAGTTAGATGGGAGGCACATGTGGAGAAAGCTTTGTGGCGTCCCTGCACTGTATGGATCCTCAGGATGGTTGAGATGATGTAGATGTATGAGACCAAAATAATTAAGAATGTGCTGACAATAATAGACCCACACAAACCAAGAAGGACCAGTCGGTTTATAAAGGTGTCTGAACATGACAGGGACAGGAGTGGGGGGACATCACAGAAAAAGTCATTGATTTCATTGGACCCATAGAAGGGCAACCTGAAAGTCATGGTTGTTTGAGTGATGGCATTCACTACACCACACAGGTAGGACCCTGACACTAACAGTACACAGACCTGGTGAGACATGTTCACAGAGTACATAAGTGGGTTACAGATAGCAATGAAGTGGTCATATGCCATGGCAGCCAGGAGGAATGCCTCCGTGGTACCaaaaagagacaggaagaagaaCTGAGCAGCACATCCAGCAAAAGAAACTGTATGGTTCTCTCTCAAGAAGTTCACCAGAGCCCTGGGTGCAATTGTGGAAGAATAGCATATGTCCAACAAGGAAAGGCTTTGCAGGAAGGCATACATTGGGGTGTGGAGGTGTGCATCTGCTCTGATAATTACAATCATGCCAAAGTTCCCCACCACAGTGATAACATAGAGGATCAAAAAGGTCAAAAATAACAGAATCTGCATTCCTGGAGTCCCTCTGAATCCAAGTAAAACAAACTCTGAGACATGTGTAAAATTCTCCATTGTTTAAGTGcaaccagagagagaaagagacagagaaacacagagacagagacagagaaaaagaaaagaagcagaaagagaaggaggaggagaaggatgaggagaagaaagtttgaaaaccaaGTGTTATTTAATGCTCACAGCATTAAATTAAATTGTTTGAAATCTTATGTGGCATTAAAGATGTTCTGTTTCTGATTATGTGTATAATGTCTTCTCCAATAGTGTTCTATATGCCATTAAGATGGAAAAGTTTCCTCTGCaagggaaagaaactgaaaattaatAAGCATGCACATACAAATATTCTACATTTGTGAATACACCACCATATTCTTCAACTCTAATCTCATTGATAACATATCTGAATGGAATCTCTAATGTATTTTGAGTCTTTTCACATCTCcaccgccttttttttttttttcagttggaaGAAACCTCCAAATCAGACCACAGCAAACATAAGGACACTTGAGACATTGTTATTGAGTTATTTTTGCCTTACAAGAATAGTTTTTCTGGGCTGAGCTGGGGGATATTGCCAAATGGAGTTGAATGTGTACATAAAATCAATCCCTCAGACTCTTTTAATacattatttgtatttatttcttactACTATAGTAAGGAACAATCTCATTTTTAGTTGTCTTTAAGCAACATAAGCTTGTTATCTTACAGTTTCAGAGAACAGAGTGCAGAATAAGTTACCTTGGCTTAAAATGTGCCTTTTGCAGCATCTAAACACCACTTGAATTCCTTGTTCTGTggtcccttcctctgtcttcataGCCATCATTATagcatcttctctcttctctaatCTCTCTGCTTCCCATCTAACATCGTCTCTATCTGACCCTTGTGCTTACACTGGAATCATCCAGTTAACCAAGATAATCTCCTCATTTCAAAATTCGTAACAATCACATCTTCAAATTCCCTTTTACCATATAAGGcaatatattcacagattctggggacGCAATTCATCCTACCATAACATCTAGTTGACACATTTTAAATTGGTTGATAAAATtgattataat
This window encodes:
- the LOC123289583 gene encoding olfactory receptor 9S13-like gives rise to the protein MENFTHVSEFVLLGFRGTPGMQILLFLTFLILYVITVVGNFGMIVIIRADAHLHTPMYAFLQSLSLLDICYSSTIAPRALVNFLRENHTVSFAGCAAQFFFLSLFGTTEAFLLAAMAYDHFIAICNPLMYSVNMSHQVCVLLVSGSYLCGVVNAITQTTMTFRLPFYGSNEINDFFCDVPPLLSLSCSDTFINRLVLLGLCGSIIVSTFLIILVSYIYIISTILRIHTVQGRHKAFSTCASHLTGVCLFFGTFFFMYAQPSAIFSMEQSKVVSIFYTIVIPMLNPLIYSLRNKDVKQAVKRSKQKLSL